Proteins from one Miscanthus floridulus cultivar M001 unplaced genomic scaffold, ASM1932011v1 fs_737_7_8, whole genome shotgun sequence genomic window:
- the LOC136532905 gene encoding probable inactive heme oxygenase 2, chloroplastic — protein sequence MPLIAAAAASAVAPPPPRRVAPLRSLSTRKPGIILALTVTSCSPSPPPPVVAAEAPEPPPQEAKPKPRRYPKQYPGESVGVAEEMRFVAMRLRNPKRTTIKDKAGTENAGAGASEHDDGSGVKEEHEKEEEGELEAGEWMPSREGFVRYLVDSKLVFGTIERVVAESTDVAHVYFRKSGLERSASISKDLEWFRKQGIAIPEPSTSGSTYAAYLTELAESNAPAFLSHYYNINFAHITGGVAIGNKICKKILEGRELEFYKWDTDAELLLKDAREKLNELSKHWTRKDRNLCLKEAAKCFQYLGKMVRLIIL from the exons ATGCCGctaatcgccgccgccgccgcctcggcggTCGCGCCGCCCCCACCCCGGCGAGTGGCTCCCCTCCGCTCCCTCAGCACTCGCAAACCCGGAATCATCCTAGCCCTAACTGTCACCAGCTGCTCCCCCTCCCCTCCGCCCCCGGTCGTCGCCGCGGAGGCGCCTGAGCCGCCGCCGCAGGAAGCGAAGCCGAAGCCGCGGCGGTACCCGAAGCAGTACCCCGGCGAGTCGGTGGGCGTCGCCGAGGAGATGCGCTTCGTCGCCATGCGCCTGCGCAACCCCAAGCGCACCACCATAAAGGACAAGGCGGGGACGGAGAACGCGGGGGCGGGGGCGTCGGAGCACGACGACGGCAGCGGCGTGAAGGAGGAGcacgagaaggaggaggagggcgaaCTCGAGGCAGGGGAGTGGATGCCCAGCAGGGAGGGGTTCGTGCGCTACCTGGTGGACAGCAAGCTCGTCTTCGGAACCATCGAGCGGGTCGTCGCCGAGTCCACCGACGTCGCCC ATGTTTACTTCAGGAAAAGTGGTTTGGAGCGTTCAGCTAGCATTTCAAAAGATTTGGAGTGGTTCAGAAAACAAGGGATTGCAATCCCAGAGCCAAGTACTTCGGGATCAACTTATGCAGCTTATCTGACTGAACTGGCTGAGAGCAACGCTCCTGCATTCCTCTCCCATTATTACAATATCAATTTTGCACATATAACTGGAGGTGTGGCAATAGGCAATAAG ATCTGCAAGAAAATTCTTGAAGGAAGGGAGCTGGAGTTCTACAAGTGGGATACTGATGCTGAACTTCTACTAAAAGATGCCAGGGAGAAGCTGAATGAGCTCAGCAAG CACTGGACTCGGAAGGACAGGAACTTGTGCTTGAAAGAAGCTGCAAAATGCTTCCAGTACTTGGGAAAGATGGTCCGGTTAATCATCTTATGA